The Klebsiella aerogenes KCTC 2190 region AGCCTGCTGGGCCGCGCGCCGATGGCGGTGGGTTTCGATATCGATGATACCGTGTTATTTTCCAGCCCCGGTTTCTGGCGCGGGCAAAAAACCTATTCTCCCGGCAGCGAAGCTTATCTGAAGAACCCGGAGTTCTGGGAAAAGATGAATAACGGCTGGGACGAGTTCAGTATGCCGAAAGAAGTGGGCCGCCAGTTGATCGCGATGCATATTAAGCGCGGCGACAGCATTTACTTCGTCACCGGCCGCAGCCAGACCAAAACTGAGACCGTCTCCAAAACCCTGCAGGATGATTTCCTGATCCCTGGTGCTAACATGAACCCGGTGATTTTTGCCGGCGATAAGCCCGGCCAGAACACGAAAACTCAGTGGTTACGCGAGAAGAATATCAAAGTCTTCTACGGGGACTCTGACAACGATATCTCGGCGGCCCGCGATGCCGATGCGCGAGGAATTCGCGTGCTGCGTGCGGCAAACTCCTCCTATAAACCTTTGCCGATGGCCGGGTCGCAGGGGGAAGAGGTGATTGTGA contains the following coding sequences:
- the aphA gene encoding acid phosphatase AphA, which gives rise to MRKLTLAISATCLLFALNNSVVARASTPQPIWEGTNVAKLAEQAPIHWVSVAQIENSLLGRAPMAVGFDIDDTVLFSSPGFWRGQKTYSPGSEAYLKNPEFWEKMNNGWDEFSMPKEVGRQLIAMHIKRGDSIYFVTGRSQTKTETVSKTLQDDFLIPGANMNPVIFAGDKPGQNTKTQWLREKNIKVFYGDSDNDISAARDADARGIRVLRAANSSYKPLPMAGSQGEEVIVNSEY